CACAAGCTTTGATTGTTTCGAAAGTATCGAGTACATCGCTCTTCATCATAATCAATTTGGTAACTCCGTTTATCATAACGGAATACTTCAACGCTACCAGATCGATCCATCCGCAACGACGTTTACGACCGGTTACAGAACCAAATTCATGTCCCAACGTACACATCTTGTCGCCTGTTTCGTCAAACAGTTCTGACGGGAACGGACCTGCTCCTACACGAGTACAGTATGCCTTGAAGATACCATATACTTCACCAATACGGTTAGGTGCCACGCCAAGTCCGGTGCAGGCTCCCGCACATACGGTATTGGAAGAAGTCACAAACGGATATGAACCGAAATCAATATCAAGCATAGTACCCTGCGCTCCTTCACAAAGCACGCTCTTACCATCCTTCAACAGGTTATTCACTTCATGTTCGCTATCTACGAAATGGAATTGTTTCAGGTATTCGATACCTTCCAACCATGTTTTTTCCAGTTCAGTAAGATCGTATTCATAATTCAAGCTCTTCAGAATTTGTTCGTGACGAGCTTTCGCAGCAGCATACTTCTGGTCGAAGTTATGAAGAATATCACCTACACGAACACCGTTACGGCTCACTTTATCCGTGTAAGTAGGACCGATACCCTTACCGGTAGTTCCTACTTTAGCATCGCCTTTAGCTGCTTCGTATGCAGCATCCAGAATACGGTGTGTCGGAAGAATAAGATGAGCTTTCTTTGAGATGTGCAAACGTTCTTTCAACGGATGCCCTGATGCTTCAAGCGCCTCAGCCTCTGCTTTGAACAGTGCCGGATCAAGTACCACACCATTACCGATGATGTTTACCTTGTTTCCCTGAAAAATACCGGAAGGAATAGAGCGAAGCACATACTTCTGTCCCTCGAACTCAAGTGTATGACCGGCATTCGGGCCGCCCTGGAAACGGGCAACCACATCATACTTAGGTGTTAAAACGTCGACTACTTTTCCTTTACCTTCGTCGCCCCATTGTAATCCTAAAAGAACATCTACTTTCATTTTTCTTTTTTATTGTTGTTATTTACTTTTTTCCGTTTGTTAGCTCTGTCGCACTTACTACATACTCCATATATATATAAAGAGTAATGCGAAAGCTGGAAGCGGCTCAATTTCGTATTTTCAATGGCTTGCTGCAGTTCCTCGTTCTGAAACTCGGTCACTTTACCACATTGAGTACATATCTGATGATGATGTGTCTCTCGATTATATGATTTCTCGTATTGGGAGGAAGTACCAAACTGATGCTTAATGACCAGCCGTGCATTGATAAGAAGGATAATGGTGTTGTAAAGGGTCGCCCGGCTCACCCGGAAATTCTCTTGGTCCATCATCCGTGAATAAAGCATGTCTATATCGAAATGACCATCGATAGAATAGATTGTATCGAGTATGGCATAGCGTTCAGGAGTCTTTCGATGCCCGTTCGCTGTGAGATATTCCGTGAATATCTGCCTTACTGTATCTTTCACGTTTTGAGTTTCCATCATCAGCCAAAATTAGCGCGAACAAAGTTAAGCCTTTTTTGCGGAAAGCAAATGATAAAGAGAAGTTTTTTTAGTTCATCACAGAGTTAGACAGTTTTTTTATAAATTAAGTGGAGACTATCATTCGTTTTGTAGATTGGCTTATATAATAAACAAATAACAAGATGGTTTATTTTTTAGACGCGTCATCCGTGTTATCCGCGTCTAAAAATTAAACCGTTATTTAATAAAAGGACTTACCGCATGGAAATAAGATTAGTCTACAGCAAGCTCCTCTTTCACCATATTGTAGAGCATTTGCTCTCCTTCCAAGGTAGAATCAGCCATACCTTCCACCAAGCGGCATACTTGAAAAGCATGTTCCTCACTATGCTGCATATATTTGCGGATAACCAGCAAAGCAGCATTACGAATATGATAGCTGTCGGAATGTACCGCACAAATCGCCTGGTCGAGCAATTCGCCGGAGGCACGTTCAGTCATATCCCCTTTCTTCATCAGAAGACGGGCGGCAGTCAGGAAACCACAAGTCTGCACATACTCCTGTTCGTCGGCAATCCAGTGAAAAGATTTGGCCGGAGCATACGGTAAATGTTGGAAGAGATTCATACAAGTCAGTTCTGCTATTTCGATATTCCGGATGTTTTCCACCCAAATATCGGCTATCTCGGGATAAAACGTTTCGATCGGCTGAAGCATTCCCGCCAGAATCTTACACTCGCGAATTTCCTCTTTCCATAAAGCCTGCGCCAGGTCATGATTCTTTTCGTAACCTTCGGCAATCATCTTGATACGAGGCAGTTCCACTCCGAAATTGAGTTTATAAACCAGCCCTTTCTCGCGCATACTTTGGGACACAGCCCCGTTCATAGAGAGACGGAGCTGTGTCTTGATATCTTTCAATTGTTCTTTAATATCCATTTCAGATCAGTTGTTTACGGAAGGCAGCGGAGAATAATCAGTGCTGTAACGCATCATTTGTTCTACATAACCTTCATCATAAGAAACCGTGACATCCGTAACATTTCCGTTTTCATCTGTCACCAGTTCGTATTTCGGATTCACAAAACCTTTATAAGGAGCCAGATTCAACTTCTTATAACGTTCCAGAACTTCTGCATGTAAAGCCGGATCTACTTTTACGGCATAGTTTTCTACCAATGCACGGGCACCTTCGAAGTCGCCTGTCGATTTGATTCGCTGAATTTCAGCCAACAATTCGCCGAAAAGCTCGCGCACTTTCTGATAGTCATTGATAACCACATAAGTCTTTCCGTCTTTCTTCACCAATTCTACCACTTTATCGGCAGCCCCCTGCTCAAATACCCAACGGGCTATCAATTGGCGGTTGCGCATGTGAGCTTCTTCCACTGTATTTCCCGGTTCGATACGTACCAACTGCGTCATCAGACCGTTCATCAGATAAGTATAATATTGAGCTTTATAAGCATCGGGAGAAGAGAGAAGTCCCAGTTCCACCAGCTTGGGGTCAGCCACATAATACAATCCGAACAAATCGGCACGCGCCTCTTCGATGGTAGAGCCGTATGCTTTCAAAGCATCAGGATCTACACCCG
The Bacteroides caecimuris DNA segment above includes these coding regions:
- a CDS encoding DNA alkylation repair protein encodes the protein MDIKEQLKDIKTQLRLSMNGAVSQSMREKGLVYKLNFGVELPRIKMIAEGYEKNHDLAQALWKEEIRECKILAGMLQPIETFYPEIADIWVENIRNIEIAELTCMNLFQHLPYAPAKSFHWIADEQEYVQTCGFLTAARLLMKKGDMTERASGELLDQAICAVHSDSYHIRNAALLVIRKYMQHSEEHAFQVCRLVEGMADSTLEGEQMLYNMVKEELAVD
- a CDS encoding adenylosuccinate synthase — translated: MKVDVLLGLQWGDEGKGKVVDVLTPKYDVVARFQGGPNAGHTLEFEGQKYVLRSIPSGIFQGNKVNIIGNGVVLDPALFKAEAEALEASGHPLKERLHISKKAHLILPTHRILDAAYEAAKGDAKVGTTGKGIGPTYTDKVSRNGVRVGDILHNFDQKYAAAKARHEQILKSLNYEYDLTELEKTWLEGIEYLKQFHFVDSEHEVNNLLKDGKSVLCEGAQGTMLDIDFGSYPFVTSSNTVCAGACTGLGVAPNRIGEVYGIFKAYCTRVGAGPFPSELFDETGDKMCTLGHEFGSVTGRKRRCGWIDLVALKYSVMINGVTKLIMMKSDVLDTFETIKACVAYKVNGEEIDYFPYDITEGVEPVYAELPGWQTDMTKMQNEDEFPEEFNAYLTFLEEQLGVEIKIVSVGPDRAQTIERYTGE
- a CDS encoding Fur family transcriptional regulator, yielding METQNVKDTVRQIFTEYLTANGHRKTPERYAILDTIYSIDGHFDIDMLYSRMMDQENFRVSRATLYNTIILLINARLVIKHQFGTSSQYEKSYNRETHHHQICTQCGKVTEFQNEELQQAIENTKLSRFQLSHYSLYIYGVCSKCDRANKRKKVNNNNKKEK